Part of the Zhongshania aliphaticivorans genome, ATAGCCCAGGCTTGTAATACATCGTTGCGCCAAGTCCAAAAGCCGAAACCTTTGCGATCTAGTCGCTGCTGTTCGATTTCACATGCTGAGCGCAGGCTACCTATTACGGTACGAGGTAAGAAACGCCAAAAGCTTTCACCCATCTTTGAGCTGGCTGGATCTTCAGGGGTAGCCACACGGCGATGATGCCCAAAATTATGCTCAACATAAAAATGTCCATAGGCAACAGGCGCTAGCGTTACTTTGGCTAGAAACTGGCTTAAAGCATCACGCTTATGTCCTAGCTCATGACCAGTATTGATGCCTATGCCGTTAACGTAAGCACAGCTAAACAATCCACCAATAATTCCAAGCGCGCTTAATTCGGTACACACAAACCATACGGTGATCAGCGTGCCGGCATACTGTAATGGAATATAAGCATAGACGATATATTTGTAATATTTGTCTGCTTCTAACTGAGGAACCGCTGATTCAGGAGGATTTGACCTATCAGTTCCGACGATGAAATCCAAAAAGGGAATGATAAAATAAACAATGACGGGTGCCATCCACCAACCCCATATTTGGCCAGTCTGGAGATAGATGAACGCGCCTATTATTGGAAATAGAGGTACCAATAGGCCCAAGGTCCAAAGGTAACGTTTGGGATCATGCCATTGAGTTTCACTGGTTGTATTCATTACTGGTTAACCTTTATTATGTTTACAAGTGTTAATTAAGCTGTAATTTAAATCATAACTTAACATCCGTCAAGTTACGGGATTGCGTATTTCTGTGAACCGGCGCAGGTTATTGCTTAGATTTATTGCACTAACTCAAGAAAAATATGATGTGTGACATAGCTAGCGGAATAGCTCAGCTTCATAAAAAGAGGAAAGTATGAGTAGTACAAAACCAAAACAAAGCCGAAAAGGAAACAGAGAAAAACTTATGAACGCGGCTTTGGATTTATTGGCAGAAGATCAAAGTGGTCTATCTGGTATCAGCTTACGTCGTATCACAAAGGCGTGTTCATTAAGTCCCCCTGCGTTTTATAGTCATTTCACATCAATGGAAGAGCTAGGTTTAGCGCTGGTAAGCGAAGCCGGTGGGGCTTTACTTGGTATATTGAAAGATGTCGGCAAAGTAGAAACTGAAGCGGCGGTGATTAACACGTCCGTTGAGGCTGTGTTTAGCTATATAAAAGGCAATGAATCATTATTTATTTTGATCGCCCGTGAGCGTGCCGGAAGCTCGGCGTTAATTCGAGCAGCGATTCGCAGCGAGGTAAGGCAGATTGTTGAGCAGATGGCACTGGACTTTGAAGGACGTGGAATGTTTGGTCGCTTTAGTTTGCCTGAAAAAGAGGCGGCTATAGCGGCTGTGGTTTCTTTGGGTTTAGCCCTAATTCCTGATTTTTTGGATGTTTCTAATACATCTAAGGTGGATGGTGATGCCTTGCTGTCACAATTCGAGTATCAGGTTCAGATCATTTTATCTTAGCCTCAGACTTAGAGTTGAGGCTCAATCTATGGCCATGGGTATTAATTAATAAATTAAACGTAGCGGTAAATCCATTCTTAATGCATACCTATTCCATGTTCTTCCCCCATAGCTGGGCTATCACGTTGACTAGTTTTGACTAAGAGTAATCTACTCTCTTAGTCATTTTACTGAGGGCCAGATTGTTCCTCTATATCTGTCCATAGGGCTGACCAAATATAATCGCCTGACAGAAAATAGACCGCGTCTTCATGGATAACCGAGCGATGTTGACCGCCATGCCAATATTGATTGGGGGCTGGGCTAGCAATAATGTTACCGATGACATCAAGGCTGGCGGCTGCGGCATTTGACTTGCCGTTAACTTCCAGTAAATACAGCTTGTCCTCGCTGATATAGTTATTTTCATCATCCTGATAGGAAGACTGTACAGGCACGGTTAGTCGATCACTGCCATCGTCGTATTGCAGATACGTAAAAGCATGCCGATCATATTGGGCTTCTGAATAATTCCAGCCGCCTTCCTTACCAAGTAGCAGCGATGTGAGCTCTGTGGGGTTATTAATATCGCTGACATTAAATAGGCTAAGTTTAATTAAGCCTTGGTTTTGCGCAGACTGGCCTAAGCCTAATAGCAAGTTATCATTAACCGGATGCAAAAAGTCGGAAAAGCCCGGTATTTCAAGCTCTCCTGCGATGTAGGGGTCGCTTGGGTCGCTGAGGTCAAGCACATAAAGCGGGTCAATCTGTTCAAAACTAACGATGTATAAGCGGTCATCTAAAAATCGAACGCCATAAAGTGATTCATTGGGTTTACCAATTTCCGTAGTTCTTCTGTTATTCGGTAGCACCGCGACTTGATCTAACCTAAGGTCATCATCAGCCTCTTGCAATATCGACAGTTGATGGTCGAGTCGATCTTCATTGTCACCGGTATAAATGGTAGTCACTACCCGCAGCAAGTCGTCTTTTTCTGACATTCTGAAATCAACTTGTCCACGGCTCCACAGGTAACCATCAACATCAGCAGAGCCTCGATAACTAGGGCGGCCATCGCCAAGTGCAAATTTGTGTATGCGAGTTTGTTCTTGGTTATTAAAATGTCGAAATTGACTTATATAAAGGGCGTTTGATGACATATACACACCCTCTGTGGCTTCATTGAAGCAGGTGGTCTGCGCGTTATTGGGGGCATCTAATAGAATCGCGGTGATACTGGTGATAACGGGGTAGGCGTACTCGTTGCTCGTGTCATTTCTAGTGAGCAAGCAGTCCTCGGCATTGAATAGGGGGCTGGTTTCGTTATTGATGGTGATATTTGGAATAATAGTTTCAGCATCTATATTGGAAAGGGTGTTTTTGTTGGCCTCAACTTCTTGGTTATTTGCTGGGTAATAATAAATATTGTCCCAGTAAGGGGTGTGACGACTGATGAGGTAAAGCGTGTTGTCGATACGGCGACTATCGACAAAACCGCCACTTATTTTAATATCTTGAGTTACTTCTATATCGTCAATAGAGCTAGTGTCGTAAACCTTAATTGAAATAGATTGCTGTCCCCAAGGTGCGATTTGCTGCCAAACATCACCGTAACCCCCATAGTATTGGCTTGTAGCTATGCTAATTAAGCGCTCATCTTGTATATACAACCCTTGAACGTATTCACCCTCTTCCAAAGGTATGGTAGTAATTTCTTGAGCTGTAGCATCAGTGATATTGGTGCTTAATATGCGGATGCCATTAATTGATTCATTCTTTTGAGGAGCGGCTAAGTCTGCGCTAGCAAATTCAGTGGATGCCTGATTAATAAAACAACATGTTTGCTGGATGGTTGGTGCTATGTAGAGATAATCTCCGTCGTATTTTAGGACGTCAAACTCATCTACGTTACTGTCTAAAGTGTAAGTGCTTGAATAAGCTGACCCGATTCCACCACCTGACGCAGCACTTTCTGGCGTTTGTGAGTCCACATTTTGATCGCTGCGATTAGTTTGCGTGTAAGCTGCTTTAAAGCGGGTGATGAACTCTTCTTCGCTACTTACTGCACGCAATAAGCTATCTGATTGCGCGTCTTGTTTTGGATTGCCGTTAGAAGACCCACCGCCACAAGAAATGAGAAAGCCGGAAAGCAAGGTTATATACAGCACAGATCCCGTGTTTGTTCGATTAAATTGTATTGCTTGATCCATAGCGATTATTTCCGAGCGAAGATGGTGATTGCTTGCCAAACTTTGTTCTACTTCTAACTAATTTTTTATCTTCATTTTAGTGTAGTCTCACAGACAGCAAAGTAAATGGTGGAAAATAGCTATGTTTTTTAAGCTGAGGTCAATTCGCTTTGCCTGACATTTTAAGATGGCCAAGGGTGCTCTTTATTTATGCGTTACTACAGTTTAGAGAAGTACATTAATTTGTTTGATGGTTACCGTAAAGTATTCAAAATCGATAACCATAACCTGATGTTGCTTCAACTAGACGGCGTTAGGTATTTGATAGAAAGTAATTGCCCGCACCGAGAATACCCTCTAAGTAGCTCTGATGTTGAGGGTGCAGAGCTAGTGTGCCCTCAACATGGATATCGCTTTGATATCCAGACAGGGCAATTAACCCATTTCAGTGAAGAGCCATGCCGCAATCTACGTCGCTTTGAACTGGTGGATAGAGATAACGACA contains:
- a CDS encoding alkane 1-monooxygenase, translated to MNTTSETQWHDPKRYLWTLGLLVPLFPIIGAFIYLQTGQIWGWWMAPVIVYFIIPFLDFIVGTDRSNPPESAVPQLEADKYYKYIVYAYIPLQYAGTLITVWFVCTELSALGIIGGLFSCAYVNGIGINTGHELGHKRDALSQFLAKVTLAPVAYGHFYVEHNFGHHRRVATPEDPASSKMGESFWRFLPRTVIGSLRSACEIEQQRLDRKGFGFWTWRNDVLQAWAMTFVLFGACTIAFGWPALAFLVVQALLGASLLEVINYVEHYGLLRQKDEQGRYERCLPKHSWNSNHIVTNLVLYQLQRHSDHHAHPTRAFQALRHFEDSPQLPSGYASMMMLAYFPPLWFKVMNPRVVAHHRGDFNKANVHPSKTEKLRMYFNTFKQGVGA
- a CDS encoding TetR family transcriptional regulator; this encodes MSSTKPKQSRKGNREKLMNAALDLLAEDQSGLSGISLRRITKACSLSPPAFYSHFTSMEELGLALVSEAGGALLGILKDVGKVETEAAVINTSVEAVFSYIKGNESLFILIARERAGSSALIRAAIRSEVRQIVEQMALDFEGRGMFGRFSLPEKEAAIAAVVSLGLALIPDFLDVSNTSKVDGDALLSQFEYQVQIILS
- a CDS encoding beta-propeller domain-containing protein, translating into MDQAIQFNRTNTGSVLYITLLSGFLISCGGGSSNGNPKQDAQSDSLLRAVSSEEEFITRFKAAYTQTNRSDQNVDSQTPESAASGGGIGSAYSSTYTLDSNVDEFDVLKYDGDYLYIAPTIQQTCCFINQASTEFASADLAAPQKNESINGIRILSTNITDATAQEITTIPLEEGEYVQGLYIQDERLISIATSQYYGGYGDVWQQIAPWGQQSISIKVYDTSSIDDIEVTQDIKISGGFVDSRRIDNTLYLISRHTPYWDNIYYYPANNQEVEANKNTLSNIDAETIIPNITINNETSPLFNAEDCLLTRNDTSNEYAYPVITSITAILLDAPNNAQTTCFNEATEGVYMSSNALYISQFRHFNNQEQTRIHKFALGDGRPSYRGSADVDGYLWSRGQVDFRMSEKDDLLRVVTTIYTGDNEDRLDHQLSILQEADDDLRLDQVAVLPNNRRTTEIGKPNESLYGVRFLDDRLYIVSFEQIDPLYVLDLSDPSDPYIAGELEIPGFSDFLHPVNDNLLLGLGQSAQNQGLIKLSLFNVSDINNPTELTSLLLGKEGGWNYSEAQYDRHAFTYLQYDDGSDRLTVPVQSSYQDDENNYISEDKLYLLEVNGKSNAAAASLDVIGNIIASPAPNQYWHGGQHRSVIHEDAVYFLSGDYIWSALWTDIEEQSGPQ
- a CDS encoding Rieske (2Fe-2S) protein, giving the protein MRYYSLEKYINLFDGYRKVFKIDNHNLMLLQLDGVRYLIESNCPHREYPLSSSDVEGAELVCPQHGYRFDIQTGQLTHFSEEPCRNLRRFELVDRDNDIGVMLEG